CTGCATGCCACGACGGCCCGCAGCCGTTCCTGCGCGCCCAGCAGCTCGCGCTGCAGCTCGGCCTGCAGGTGCTGGGGCGGCGGCCGCTGGTCGAGGGTCGCGAGCGCCGCTTCCAGGCTGCGCTCCAGCGCTGGCAGGGCCTCGGTGCAGGCGGCGCCGAGCGACGCGAGCTGGTGCAGGGCCGGACCGAACCAGCGGATCCGCGAGCGGGGAGAGAGCGTCCCGGCGGCGTCCACTCGCGGGCGCAGCTCGTGGTGGGCCGAGGTCGTGCGTCGCCGTGTATTGCGGGCGTCGCCGAGCGTGACCCCGTCCTCGCCCGGCGCCACCTGCGTCGGCGTGGCGGCGAGGGCTCGCGAGGATTGTTCGAGCCTCAGCGCGAGGCTCAGGCCGAAGACCACCAGATCGCCCGTCTTGAGCTGCGCGGTCGTGATCCGCCGCGAGTTGACGAAGGTGCCGTGCCGGCTGCCGAGATCCTGCAGGTGTACGACGCCCTGCTCGCAGTGAATGGCGGCGTGCTCGCGCGAGACCGTGGGCTCGGCCAGGACGATCTCCGCCTCCTGGGCGCGGCCGATCACCTGCCGATGAACTGCGATCGGGAAATGGGGTCCGCTCGGGCCACCGAGCACGGGCGTGAGGTAGTAGTAGAGGCCCACGCTCGCCTAGCCGTCCCGCTGCGACAGTCCGGCGTTCGCTTCGTCCATCCGGCGCGCGCCTTCCATCAGCAGCTCGGTCGTTGCCAGACCGACCGCGTCCTCCATTTCGACCTCGAGCGCGGTGTACTCGAAGGTCCCGTCGTTCCAGCCGAGCATCGCGAAGACCGCCTCGCCGCCGACCTCGGTCGCGGGGGCGGCGAGCTGCGCGCCGATGACCTTGCCACCGCGGAGAAAGATACGCCCGACCGTGCCGTCGTCTGCCGTCAGCAC
The Pseudomonadota bacterium DNA segment above includes these coding regions:
- a CDS encoding FHA domain-containing protein, whose amino-acid sequence is MGLYYYLTPVLGGPSGPHFPIAVHRQVIGRAQEAEIVLAEPTVSREHAAIHCEQGVVHLQDLGSRHGTFVNSRRITTAQLKTGDLVVFGLSLALRLEQSSRALAATPTQVAPGEDGVTLGDARNTRRRTTSAHHELRPRVDAAGTLSPRSRIRWFGPALHQLASLGAACTEALPALERSLEAALATLDQRPPPQHLQAELQRELLGAQERLRAVVACSALRGVAGQPLALLDTVRAAVNELAGEAARHHVQFELGIPLALQVRAHPGQLRGALTTLLANAVLSSPPGATITVEARLDGGEVVLMISDVAAPVPPDVRRALADPTATLEADWQPLALSLLAARYALLPLAATVELGLPARGAGRCVRISLPLG